The following are encoded in a window of Chitinophagaceae bacterium genomic DNA:
- a CDS encoding DUF4062 domain-containing protein, giving the protein MKDKKLQVFVSSTFTDLILERQAAVEAILLSGHIPAGMELFSAGNESQMEVIKKWIDESDVYLLILGGRYGSVDKKTGKSYIQLEYEYATSKKNMPLFSLVISEKGLRDKVKVLGKTAVEVFYGKELKKFTSKVSTKVVKFWDDVKDIKLFIFTALSNFSDRNELVGWIRADKLGNTELLAGEFAKILKENTELRNKLEGLETNANKENRFELKFVVRHNKKDKINEIIKEIKNLEGVQDVIEDEGITGRRYLIIKISNNANRQSLVNNIGNILDD; this is encoded by the coding sequence ATGAAGGATAAGAAATTACAAGTTTTTGTTTCTTCAACTTTTACGGACCTGATACTTGAGAGACAAGCGGCGGTCGAAGCAATTTTATTGTCTGGCCATATACCTGCTGGCATGGAACTTTTCTCAGCAGGCAATGAATCTCAAATGGAAGTAATAAAAAAATGGATCGATGAATCTGATGTATATCTTTTAATACTTGGTGGTCGATATGGTAGTGTAGATAAAAAGACAGGAAAGAGTTATATACAACTTGAATATGAATATGCAACTTCTAAAAAAAATATGCCTTTATTTTCTTTGGTAATATCTGAAAAGGGGCTTAGAGATAAAGTAAAAGTACTTGGAAAGACTGCAGTAGAGGTCTTTTATGGTAAAGAATTAAAAAAATTTACAAGCAAAGTATCAACTAAAGTTGTTAAATTCTGGGATGATGTTAAGGATATTAAACTTTTCATTTTTACAGCTTTATCTAATTTTAGTGATCGGAATGAACTTGTTGGTTGGATAAGAGCCGACAAACTTGGGAATACAGAATTATTGGCAGGAGAATTTGCGAAGATTTTGAAAGAGAATACGGAGTTAAGGAACAAATTAGAGGGGTTAGAAACAAATGCCAACAAAGAAAATCGATTTGAATTAAAATTTGTTGTTCGACATAATAAAAAGGATAAAATAAATGAGATAATTAAGGAAATCAAGAATTTGGAGGGAGTACAAGATGTAATCGAGGATGAGGGAATCACAGGCAGACGTTATTTGATCATAAAAATTTCAAATAATGCGAATCGCCAGTCTTTGGTTAATAATATCGGTAATATTTTGGATGATTAA